From Quercus robur chromosome 8, dhQueRobu3.1, whole genome shotgun sequence:
TATGATGTAAAGTCTCCACCTAATTGAACTACCCCTTATCCCTAACATTTTTCATACAACCATCTCAGTCCCTATCAAACTCACTGTTTTGACTAATTGTCACCATTATCCAGTCCCATTTTCACGCTGCCGCTTTAGGGAGTCTCCCCTAGGACCATGTGACTGCGTAGCCAAACCATCCCCATTTAATCTGGAACCCTGTGGTGCAAATTTCATGCCAGCTGAATTAAGTGGCGGCCGAACATTGTGACTTGACGGAGCACCCAAATTTGTTGGTCCCTTTGATGCAGGTACCCTAGTATTGTGATGATGGCAAGGAAACCTCTTGGGTGTGCCTTGAGTCGTAAGTGACCTTAGGAACCCATTTGGATTCTGTaccatctctttcttcttccctgGGGAATACTTGTCGATCTCAGTAGCATTTACCATTGAAGTCAGTGAATCCACAGATTCTAATGGAAATGACACTCCAGATAGCCCGTCGTAAGATAAAATACGGGCTAGAGCATGCATTGAGGCCGCAAGAACAGGAGGAAGATCAGTCCTTGGATGtgttacctaaaaaaaattgaaaaaaataaataaataaacaaagggTAAAACCAATTGATCACAAAAGATTACAGGACTCAAGAAACTCATCTGCATTAGTTAAAGGACAATGTATAATTCACTAACACCCAAAAGTACAAACAACGGAAGTACTTACTTTGAATAAGATTGCTGCTAATAATCGCTCTCTCAAGCAGTAAATTTGAGCAATGTCAAGTGCTGTAGACCCAAAAAAGAGCCACCGATCAACAATGACTGTCACTGAATTATCAGGAGACGACATGATCTTTTCTTCATGTCGTCCAACTGATTTCTTATCAATATCCATTCCATCTTCATCACTTTCATCTCCATCACTGTCATCATCctcatcttcctcatcttcatcatcattatttGCTGGAGCAACAGCAATCTCTGTTGCAAGCAATAATAATGGGAGTGGCCCAACCACAGTACTGTTCCTTATGATCATACCTCCATCTCCCCGAGTTACCTCATCATACATAATCAAAGGGCAATGATTGGTTTTGCTGAATGACAACTTAAAATTAGTGGAATGGGGGTGCAAACGAACTTTATCACCACCTGAAGTCTCTACAAATCGTTTTGCATTTTTATGAGGTGGACGCAATCTTCCCACCATAGGATACAAACCAGCCACAAGGACTGCATGGAGTACACCTGGGTCGCGCGCATTCAAGCTACAACGGGAAACATCATCAGGAATAAGCCCATTCCGAATTAGTTCATTTTGGAGCTGCTTACGCATACCAGACAACATACTCATAGTGCTTTTAGAGATAAAGTATTCAGAACAGAACCGTTCCTCTTGGCCCCTTTGCTTTGCATTATTCCAGCACTCAAATGCTGCTATTACTGCTAGCTGATCACTAGTCCCACCATACAATGATGCAAGCTCCGATTTAGCAGCATCAGCTCTCTTCTTATCTATCAGTAACATGGGAAGAGTAAATGGATCTCTATAGTCAGAGGCACATGCCAGAGTCAATGCTGGGTCAAGGCAGTTCATCATTATAGCAAAGAAAAGCATCTTGCTCGTCAATGGATGCACAGGTAGAGAACCAAGCTTTTCCCCAAGTTCAGTAAGCTTTTCACCAACTGACAAAGCCCCAATATCTTGAAGAACTAAAATTGCATTTCGTACGGCCTCGAAAACTGGAGGATCTAATGTCTTGTTCAAGAAATCTTCTATCTTGCAATTTGGATCGAGTAGTTTCACCTGTATATgacaaacaaaattaacaaaataaaacatcaCAGATATTACACTAATCAAAACTAGCACTGCTTCATTTCCGAAAGTTCAACATTTGAGAAAGCACAGGAAAAGGCATTTCTTATATTCACCAATAGAAATTCACCATCTTCCatcaaataaagagagaaatttaTAACCACAGGGGAAACTCATCCTCTAATAAAAGCTCCTAGTATCTGAGGCACCAGCCTGCTTATAACAATATTATCTCAAACAGTTCAAGTATGGGAATCAGATACAATGCTTTGCCTGGTACATAGATATATTGGGCCTAGACCTAGGTCACTACCCAGGTCATAATTCACCTTGCAATACTAACTGGGTAACTGTAGCATGTCAGTGGTCATGTATGTATCTTAAAATGATAATTATACCAAGAATGGATGAACATTGATGAGTAGAACAGCAGGGAAACAAACCTCAAATGGTGTGTGTAGTTTTTCCTAATTGGTTTTAATTCGAAAACTGCTTCTCTGCACTGATATGATAAAACATACATAGGAAATGCACTACAAACGAGGTTTACACAATCTGGATCACGGTTACAAGGATTATCACACAACTATCAACCATAACAACTATGGCCCATAAACAGGAAGTCATTAGAAGGAGAATAGAGTACCTGCAGACATAGTTCCTCAATTGGGATTCTCTTAATTTCAGGAAGTTGAAATTCTGGCAAAGAATCTGCTCGGAGCTTTGAATAGAGATGATAACAAATTCCAGGCTGACAGCGGCCCGCACGTCCTTCTCTTTGCTTTGCACTTGCTTTTGAGACCCAAGAAGATTGAAGGGTTGATACATTATTATAAGGATCATAACTTTTCTCCTTCATACGACCACTGTCTATAACATACACAACATCATCAATGGTAATGGCAGTTTCAGCAATATTGGTTGCAAGAACAATTTTCCGGCAACCAGGAGGTGGACGtttaaaaactttcttttgCTCCACAGATGGAATCATAGAATGGAGACATAATACCATAAACTTGGAAGTATCTTTGAAAAATGCAGATGCATTCAGTTTCTCCCGGGTTTTATTTATATCCTCCCATCCTGGTAGGAAAACAAGGATTGCTCCTTCTTGTGAATCAGTACATATTCTCCGTATCAACTGCTCTATAAGAACAACATCAATAAGTTCAGGATTCATTTTGCCTAGATACTTATCAAGTATTTGTTGTTCTTCGATGGAGTTGGAAATGGAACTTTCCatgtgttttttaattattacagTGGCTTCCTGTTGGTTTTCTCGTTCAGCCAACTCCAATGCAGTAGATCCATCCTTGGCCTGTAAATGACAATCTGCCCCGAAAGATAGGAGCATGCAAACATCAGCCACTCTACCCTTTCCAGCAAATACCATCAATGGTGATAGCCCAGTCAAAGAATGCTGGTAATTGAACACCTTTTGGGTACCCTCAGAAGAAACCAGCTCCAAGAGTGGATCAAACTCATCACTTGACCAAGCCAGATTCAGGGCTTCATCTAAAGCAAGCTTTTCTTCCTCTGTCAACTCTGGGTCCTCACTAGGGACAACGGCTAAAGTATTATCAGGATTATTATTTTCCACTGATTTCAGGAGCAAAAGTACATCctccaaataaaaaatgttaaccTGCAAAAGGGGAGGAAAATGCTAAGTATTACTACTAAAATCAACACAAGATACATTGAAAACTAACAATCTCAGAGAGTCTTTACAGGATAAGTGAACCCAGGGACACGGATGATTGGGCAGCCACCAAAATATTGCGAAAATCGTTCAGCATCAATAGTAGCACTCATAAGTATCTGTTGGTTTTCATACCATAAGACAATCCCTCATAAAATCAGAGGTCCCAAACAGGAAagattttaaaatgtaaaataagaTAGGAAGCAACCATATAACATTCAATGGAAAGAAATACAATTAGAACTAACCAAACGCAGATGAGGACAGGAAGGAAGAAAGtctctgcaaaaaaaaaaaaaatagttaccagagaaataaattaaaaaccaaaagaaaattaccatctaataaatatgaaaacaaaGCTGAAACCTATGCCTACCAACTGTATTTTTTGTCCATTATGTATTCAGtttgaaaagaataaaaatctcCCATAccacacccaaaaaataaaaatcctagaTGAATGCAATGATGCAGCAAGCTTCTCAATGGCACTTCCAACCCCACAGGATTAGAGTGATGGGTTCAAATCCCATGGGACACATGAGTCACATACCAATCAAAGaagaataaaattgaaaaaagaaaatgaatgcaaaaacaCAGAACTACTTCTACTCATTGGATAATTGACTCAGTATCAGATATTGACGTCTTAATGCCACATTTCATGAAACAAccttttcacattttaaaagtTAACTCACCAAAAAAAcgcattttaaaattttcaattcatgtTACAAGCCACACATCGATGTTTACTTGTAGCGAGTTTCTCCTAATTATGGAGTACCTGAGAATTGCCAACATAAAATCAGAATAGCGATCCCTTTCATGAATTTCATCCTGCAACGTAAAATCAAGGTCATGGAAAACATTACATAACCATTCGAATTCAAATATGTTAAGAGAATTAGGCATTAGTGGGGAGCAATCTTGTATTTTACACTTTAATTAATGAtagatatatatacacaaagcCACCACTCTCCAGTGATAGTCTATTAttctcccatctctctctcttccaattACCACTTACAAGCATCCTAGGGAACATAAATATAAGAAAACTTGAAAGCCATCAATAAAAAAACCCTTGAGGATTACATTTCTAGCATATTGCCCACAACTAATACATTAAGCTAGCTTCGAAAtatccaaaaatattaaataaatgatCATTGTTGGGTTCTTGGGTCTATGAGAGTTGAAACTTAACATCTTGGAGGGTCTCTTTGTGAGCATCTGATATAAGATATTGGAACATCACCTTAGAATAAAAGCTTGAACCAATGGATTAATTTCctacaatataaataaattatatatatacggGTACGGATACAGGTATGGATACAATATGAGTACGGGTACGAGGATACAGCATTTCTTGAAAAATCTAGGGTACACGTACGGATACGTGTATTAattacttattaatatatatttttttaattgttaagcatatatcaatttaagagcaataataGATAATAAAGTGAATCCATGGCCACTTAAATGATATTTAGAATACAAACCAAGATccaaaagagtaaataaaagataactaAATAAGTGTTTAACATTGAaaccaatatataaaaaatataaataaaattcttaCAAGTTTAGGCTATCTTTCACTATCGGGGGTTGGGTTACAACGGTATCCAAGCCGTATCACGGGCGGATATGTGTATTAAttacttattaatattttttttttaattgttaagcatatatcaatttaagagcaataatggataataaagtGAATCCATGGCCACTTAAATGATATTTAGAATACAAACCAAGATCCAAAAGAGTAAATTAAAGATAACTAAATAAGTGTTTAACATTGAaaccaatatataaaaaatataaataaaattcttaCAAGTTTAGGCTATCTTTCACTATCGGGGGTTGGGTTACAACGGTATCCAAGCCGTATCACAGGCATATCCTGGACGTATTggaactttaaaaataaataaataattgggtATGTATATTAGAGGTATCCGGTGTGATACGTATCGAATACGGGTACATGAGCAAAAATAGAGTATCAGTGCATCCTAGATATATGAATATATTGGTAAGTAAATAATGCttcaatgaataaaaataaggaACCAAAGCACACAGGCAGTGTGCTAACTACTTAGGAACCAGCAGTGCAGCAAAGCTACAGTGCATGAAAATTACAACTATCAAGCAAACCAGCCAAAGAATTAGAAGtaaaaacaccaaaatcatTTGTCCACTCGAACAAGGTCTAGAAGAGAGACACATTCAAGTCATGAACTGATCACTCACTTCAAAAGTATGAGCATTCCTTTCCCACCAACTACCCCACATGAGACGATGAAGGATCATGGCCCAAATCAATTAACTACTCACTTTCGTCAATACTACCCAATGTGAGACTTGAACAGTTAATCAATTACACCACCTTGACttgaaaatttcaacaaatctCTCCCTTCTCATGTGAGTCTCTACAACACCAAATTAGCTACTCTTTTAGCTAGCCTCCTCCAAAATAGAAGCCTTTTCTAAGCAATCTAGGTGTCACATGTCACCATCAAGTCAAATGCCTCACCACAACAGTTTACCTAATCTCAGATTTCGTCACTCTTGTCATCATTGTACACAAAAAGGTAAGAAGAAAGCAGTGTCAAACATCATCAACTTAACAAATTCCAATGCCATATCAAAAGTCTTTGCAGTCTCATTGATTATATCTACATATTTTTCCCCCAGAAACAATTCACTGTCTAAAAAACCACAACTATTTGAAGCTACCCcaagtttctctctttttttttgataggtaattagaaaacttatattaaagaggaaaaaaaagaaaagagaagtacaagatgttcatgatgatgaacaacaacacaacacaacagcAATAAAACAGCAACACAGCACAACACTACACAACACAATAGCAAGAGAGAAGTCAGGAAACTAAGCTAAGGGAAGGCATAAACTCAGAGAGGGAAGAACACTCAGTAAAACCCCAGCAATGAGACCACTCCATTAGACTGCGTTGGCATAAAATCTTTAACTCCTCCAAcattttctctttatcttcaaaAGATCGACGATTTCGCTCCAGCCATACAATCCACATTAAGCAccctggaaccaagttccaaattTCCGAATTATGATTCCCAAGCCATTGATGCCAACTAGATAACAAACCCGCCACCGAACccggcataacccaatgaataccaaaAGCCTAAAGCATGAAAGCCCATAGGGAATGAATaataggacaatgaagaagaaggtggtcTACCGACTCTCCATTAGagcaacacatacaacaccaattagCTAGAGGACAACCCTTAAGCATTAGGTTATCCAAAGTGAGGATCCGACCATGGGCAGTAGTCCACAGAAAAAAAGCCACGCGCTTAGGAATCTTTggtttccaaacacccttccaagGAAATAAAGAATTTGAGGCACCCCGAATCTCATGGAAATAAAGAATTCGAGGCTACCCCAAGTTTCTCTCTGAAAGAAAGTTCTCTTTACACAGCATTTCATCCATCTTACAGTTattgatttcttctttttttatcagTATGTTACACATATTCAGTGGGTTTTGAATCCATGGACTCATCCTCAGTCCATTCTTGCAGGAGGAGGAAGTAGGACTACTATTAGCTGATAGCAAATGTTACTCTCCATCATATGATACAACTTGGCCAAGATTCTAATAGTCTAAGAGACTTCAAGTACACCTAGCTTGGTAAGAACCTTTCACAAATGAAATGGAAAGGAAACAGTGACCAGCCaataaaaaagtaactaaatAAAGAAGACAACTTGCCCAGTCTAGATGTTAATTTTACCAAGACAAAGCCAAACACTCCCAACAAACATGCTGACCCAGATAAGAACCCTTCATTAACTAAGCATGATGCAGCACATGAAATTTTGTTGATATTAATAAAGGAGAAATGCAAAATAAAGAGGTTGATTGTAATTTGTCCCTGAtgtatacttcctgtatacTTAGGTGACACTTTTTTTCAtatcaatatatttttcattactgattgaaaaaaaaaaaaaaaaaggagaaatgcAAAATAAGGAAGTAAGTAGAACTCAATAAACCATTCACTTGAGGAGAGAAACTGGAAACATATATTCATACTAAACTGCATGAGCTTCACTTGAAAAATATCTTGTAACTGCATAACATTTATTGCTTTTGGTCTTTCAAAA
This genomic window contains:
- the LOC126696769 gene encoding DExH-box ATP-dependent RNA helicase DExH6-like — its product is MARNKKKKLWKRDNVDVSKLNIAESTTIHITQQLQKFFESKAEVYKFEDNLSSDERAAVHELCRKMGMTSKSKGHGGQRRVSVFKPKKQVATRKGPSSLTHLTFSEGAKVVLHDLFTQYPPDDEEVDKEKVGKKTERVDKMRRSKVDIFLKPSMSKAEIAKKVESLASKIERAANLKQVTEGRSKLPIASFRDVITSTIESHQVVLISGETGCGKTTQVPQYLLDNMWGKGEACKIVCTQPRRISATSVAERICYERGGNIGDDVGYKIRLESKGGRSSSIVFCTNGILLRVLISEGAGRSKTEGGAKPAKREISGITHIIVDEIHERDRYSDFMLAILRDFLPSCPHLRLILMSATIDAERFSQYFGGCPIIRVPGFTYPVNIFYLEDVLLLLKSVENNNPDNTLAVVPSEDPELTEEEKLALDEALNLAWSSDEFDPLLELVSSEGTQKVFNYQHSLTGLSPLMVFAGKGRVADVCMLLSFGADCHLQAKDGSTALELAERENQQEATVIIKKHMESSISNSIEEQQILDKYLGKMNPELIDVVLIEQLIRRICTDSQEGAILVFLPGWEDINKTREKLNASAFFKDTSKFMVLCLHSMIPSVEQKKVFKRPPPGCRKIVLATNIAETAITIDDVVYVIDSGRMKEKSYDPYNNVSTLQSSWVSKASAKQREGRAGRCQPGICYHLYSKLRADSLPEFQLPEIKRIPIEELCLQVKLLDPNCKIEDFLNKTLDPPVFEAVRNAILVLQDIGALSVGEKLTELGEKLGSLPVHPLTSKMLFFAIMMNCLDPALTLACASDYRDPFTLPMLLIDKKRADAAKSELASLYGGTSDQLAVIAAFECWNNAKQRGQEERFCSEYFISKSTMSMLSGMRKQLQNELIRNGLIPDDVSRCSLNARDPGVLHAVLVAGLYPMVGRLRPPHKNAKRFVETSGGDKVRLHPHSTNFKLSFSKTNHCPLIMYDEVTRGDGGMIIRNSTVVGPLPLLLLATEIAVAPANNDDEDEEDEDDDSDGDESDEDGMDIDKKSVGRHEEKIMSSPDNSVTVIVDRWLFFGSTALDIAQIYCLRERLLAAILFKVTHPRTDLPPVLAASMHALARILSYDGLSGVSFPLESVDSLTSMVNATEIDKYSPGKKKEMVQNPNGFLRSLTTQGTPKRFPCHHHNTRVPASKGPTNLGAPSSHNVRPPLNSAGMKFAPQGSRLNGDGLATQSHGPRGDSLKRQRENGTG